A region from the Flavobacteriales bacterium genome encodes:
- a CDS encoding beta-ketoacyl synthase: MDIFLGAAHVACALGKGVAPVLQSMMKGESGLVPVVLPGGGSAFAGRAFTGSAERSLENELVKCAELCVANANIDVARTGVILSTTKGEIGMLEKGRPEEALLPLLAKRFAERTGLALPIVVSNACASGTLAIKLAADLISAGRYDHVLVLGGDLVSEFTLSGFAALHALSPGPCRPFDRTRDGVSLGEAVAGLVLTNDRSVLNDVMGRYLGGGMGNDANHISGPSRTGEGLVRAVEAALRQSGIDRSAIGHINAHGTGSDYNDRMEAVAFGRVGIEGVPTNSHKGYFGHTLGAAGVLETALALEAVRRKELPASLGAHDLNELPPLNVLQRSGAPASNILLKTSSGFGGCNAAILIEAC, from the coding sequence ATGGATATCTTCCTTGGTGCGGCTCATGTGGCGTGTGCGCTTGGCAAAGGCGTGGCGCCCGTCCTGCAGAGCATGATGAAGGGGGAAAGCGGCTTGGTGCCCGTGGTCCTGCCCGGTGGTGGAAGCGCTTTCGCAGGCCGCGCGTTCACCGGATCGGCGGAGCGATCGCTGGAGAATGAACTGGTGAAGTGCGCGGAGCTGTGCGTGGCCAACGCAAACATCGACGTCGCGCGCACCGGTGTCATCCTCAGCACGACAAAAGGAGAGATCGGCATGCTGGAGAAGGGCCGGCCCGAAGAAGCACTACTGCCACTGCTCGCCAAGCGGTTCGCTGAGCGAACAGGTCTTGCGCTACCGATCGTTGTGAGCAACGCTTGCGCCAGCGGAACGCTCGCCATCAAACTGGCTGCGGATCTCATCAGTGCAGGACGCTATGATCATGTGCTTGTGCTGGGGGGGGATCTCGTTTCGGAGTTCACCTTGAGCGGTTTCGCAGCATTGCACGCACTGAGCCCCGGCCCCTGCCGACCGTTCGACCGCACGCGCGATGGCGTGTCGTTGGGCGAAGCTGTTGCTGGTCTGGTGCTCACGAATGATCGTTCGGTGCTCAATGATGTGATGGGCCGCTATCTCGGCGGCGGCATGGGCAACGATGCCAACCACATCAGCGGACCCAGTCGTACCGGTGAAGGGTTGGTGCGCGCCGTGGAAGCCGCGTTGCGTCAGAGCGGCATTGATCGTTCTGCCATCGGGCACATCAATGCGCACGGCACGGGCAGCGACTACAACGATCGCATGGAAGCCGTAGCCTTCGGCCGCGTAGGCATCGAAGGCGTGCCGACCAACAGCCACAAAGGCTATTTCGGCCACACGCTCGGAGCCGCTGGCGTGCTGGAAACCGCCTTGGCTTTGGAAGCCGTCCGGCGCAAGGAGCTTCCCGCATCCTTGGGCGCGCATGACCTGAACGAGCTGCCTCCGCTCAACGTGCTGCAACGCAGCGGCGCACCCGCATCCAACATCCTGCTGAAGACCTCTTCCGGTTTCGGCGGCTGCAACGCGGCCATCCTCATCGAAGCATGTTGA
- a CDS encoding beta-ketoacyl-[acyl-carrier-protein] synthase family protein: protein MSSGRVVITGMGIWSCLGKDLAEVETSLREGKSGIVFDEARKKMGYRSALTGAVDMPELKEKLSRRQRVMMAEECFYAYAAAEQAFAQAGIDMAFLEKNEVGILFGNDSSAKAVMESIDTVRRKNDTTLLGSGAIFQSMNCTVTMNLSTIFKLRGVNFTISGACASGSHSIGMGYLLIKQGLQKMVLCGGAQEVNEYAFGSFDGIGAFSVQEADPAKASKPFDKGRDGLVPSGGAAALVLESLESALERGATILAEVVGYGFSSNGAHISDPDLDGQLRALHMALNMASMNADAVQYVNAHATATPVGDSIEAQAIHAVFGASRPYVSSTKSMTGHECWMAGASEVVYSMIMMHGGFIAPNINFATPDEDSAKLNIVASAIDHKFDVFLSNSFGFGGTNSALIIKRYSGQ, encoded by the coding sequence ATGAGCAGCGGGCGCGTAGTGATCACCGGCATGGGCATCTGGAGCTGCCTGGGCAAGGACCTTGCGGAGGTGGAGACCTCCTTGCGCGAAGGGAAGAGCGGCATCGTGTTCGATGAAGCGCGCAAGAAGATGGGTTACCGTAGCGCCCTCACCGGTGCAGTGGACATGCCCGAGCTGAAGGAAAAGCTGAGCCGGCGGCAGCGCGTGATGATGGCGGAGGAGTGCTTCTACGCCTATGCAGCGGCCGAGCAAGCCTTCGCGCAAGCGGGCATCGACATGGCTTTCCTGGAGAAGAACGAAGTGGGCATCCTCTTCGGGAACGACAGCAGTGCGAAGGCGGTGATGGAGAGCATCGACACCGTTCGTCGGAAGAACGATACCACCCTGCTCGGCAGCGGTGCCATCTTCCAGAGCATGAACTGCACGGTGACCATGAACCTCAGCACCATCTTCAAGTTGCGGGGCGTCAACTTCACCATCAGCGGGGCGTGCGCCAGTGGTAGCCATAGCATCGGCATGGGCTACCTGCTCATCAAACAGGGCTTGCAGAAGATGGTGCTTTGCGGCGGCGCACAGGAAGTGAACGAATATGCCTTCGGCAGTTTCGATGGCATCGGGGCCTTCAGTGTGCAGGAGGCGGATCCCGCTAAGGCGAGCAAGCCCTTCGACAAGGGGCGCGATGGCCTGGTGCCGAGCGGGGGAGCAGCGGCCTTGGTCCTGGAATCGTTGGAGAGCGCCCTCGAACGCGGGGCTACCATCCTCGCTGAGGTGGTGGGCTACGGCTTCAGCAGTAACGGTGCCCACATCAGTGATCCCGACCTGGACGGTCAATTGCGCGCGTTGCACATGGCGCTCAACATGGCCAGTATGAACGCCGATGCCGTGCAATACGTGAACGCTCACGCCACGGCCACACCCGTGGGTGACAGCATCGAGGCACAAGCCATCCACGCCGTCTTCGGTGCGTCGCGGCCCTACGTGAGCAGTACCAAGAGCATGACAGGTCACGAGTGCTGGATGGCAGGGGCGAGCGAAGTGGTGTACTCCATGATCATGATGCACGGCGGCTTCATTGCTCCCAACATAAATTTCGCCACCCCGGACGAGGACTCCGCCAAGCTGAACATCGTTGCCAGCGCCATCGACCACAAGTTCGATGTGTTCCTGAGCAACTCCTTCGGTTTCGGCGGTACCAACTCGGCCCTCATCATCAAACGGTACTCCGGCCAGTAA
- a CDS encoding acyl carrier protein: MSTTTLREEIVTKTRTFLVEEFEVDGSTIKDDAPLKETLGLDSLDYVDLVVVIEENFGIKLGAEDFQKIVTFQDFYDHIEQRIGPKA; the protein is encoded by the coding sequence ATGAGCACCACCACCCTTCGCGAAGAGATCGTTACCAAAACCCGCACCTTCCTGGTGGAAGAGTTCGAGGTTGATGGCAGTACCATCAAGGACGACGCACCCCTGAAAGAAACGCTCGGCCTGGACAGCCTCGACTACGTTGACCTCGTGGTGGTCATCGAGGAGAACTTCGGCATCAAGCTCGGCGCGGAGGACTTCCAGAAGATCGTCACCTTCCAGGATTTCTACGACCACATTGAGCAGCGCATCGGGCCCAAGGCCTGA
- a CDS encoding aromatic amino acid lyase, translating into MGTDLSKFIRIVLDGARVADLSPDRSAALQAFAFLQDFAKDKVIYGITTGFGPLAQQRIAQEDTREAQYNLVRSHASGMGAPLPDAAVRATMLARLHTFLIGRSGVSPAVIDQIIFYLDNGICPTIPEHGGVGASGDLVQQAHMALGLIGEGTASHKGQRRATGDILRELGRAPLQLQLRDGLGMLNGTACMTGIGIINLHRAQQLVERAITMGALLNEIVGPFEDHLSASLNGAKRHLGQNEVAARMRQALAGSSQTRSQHERFITGAGQGDVYNERIQENYSIRCIPQVLGPILDTLTHCAMVLESELGSVDDNPVIDMSDGSVHHGGNFHGDQISIEMDKLKLAIVKLCMLTERQLNFLLNEKVNGRFPAFLRMGRAGIDHGLQGMQFTAVSTTAECQGLSTSMYAHSIPNNNDNQDIVSMGTNAALLCARVIDNTAQVMSVHALALAQAVDLTGGTSTYSPAGKAFHAEVRNISGPIVSSTVHADALANVKSGLFFPTAL; encoded by the coding sequence ATGGGTACTGACCTCAGCAAATTCATCCGGATCGTCCTGGACGGAGCCCGGGTGGCGGACTTGTCACCTGACCGGAGCGCTGCTCTTCAAGCTTTTGCCTTCCTGCAGGACTTTGCCAAGGACAAAGTGATCTACGGGATCACGACCGGCTTCGGCCCCTTGGCGCAGCAACGCATCGCACAAGAGGATACGCGGGAGGCCCAGTACAACCTGGTTCGCAGCCATGCCAGCGGTATGGGGGCGCCGCTGCCGGATGCTGCTGTGCGGGCCACCATGCTGGCGCGCTTGCACACGTTCCTCATCGGTCGCAGCGGGGTGAGCCCGGCCGTGATCGATCAGATCATCTTCTACTTGGACAATGGGATCTGCCCCACCATCCCCGAGCACGGGGGCGTGGGTGCCAGCGGCGATCTGGTCCAACAGGCCCATATGGCCCTCGGGCTCATTGGTGAGGGCACAGCTAGCCATAAGGGCCAACGCCGCGCAACCGGGGATATCCTCCGCGAATTGGGCCGCGCACCACTTCAGCTTCAGCTCCGTGATGGCCTGGGCATGTTGAACGGTACTGCCTGTATGACGGGCATCGGTATCATCAACCTCCATCGTGCTCAGCAACTCGTGGAACGGGCCATTACGATGGGTGCTTTGCTCAATGAGATCGTTGGGCCGTTCGAGGACCACCTGAGCGCTTCGCTCAATGGGGCCAAGCGCCATTTGGGACAGAACGAGGTGGCAGCCCGCATGCGCCAAGCTCTGGCGGGCAGCAGCCAAACGCGCAGCCAGCACGAGCGTTTCATCACAGGCGCAGGGCAGGGCGATGTATACAACGAACGCATCCAAGAGAACTATAGCATCCGCTGCATCCCGCAGGTGCTGGGGCCCATCCTCGATACACTGACCCATTGTGCAATGGTGCTCGAGAGCGAGCTCGGGTCGGTGGACGACAACCCGGTCATCGATATGAGCGATGGCAGCGTTCACCACGGCGGCAATTTCCACGGCGATCAGATCAGCATCGAGATGGACAAGCTGAAGCTGGCCATCGTGAAGCTCTGCATGCTCACCGAACGCCAGCTGAACTTCCTGCTCAATGAGAAGGTGAACGGTCGCTTCCCGGCGTTCCTGCGCATGGGACGCGCAGGTATCGACCACGGATTGCAAGGCATGCAGTTCACTGCAGTGAGCACCACGGCCGAGTGCCAGGGCCTCAGCACGTCGATGTACGCGCACAGCATCCCCAACAACAATGACAACCAGGACATCGTGAGCATGGGCACCAATGCTGCGCTGCTCTGCGCAAGGGTCATCGACAATACAGCACAGGTGATGTCCGTGCATGCCTTGGCGCTTGCCCAAGCAGTGGACCTCACAGGTGGAACCTCGACTTACTCCCCGGCCGGCAAGGCGTTCCATGCTGAAGTCCGCAACATAAGCGGGCCTATCGTGAGCAGCACGGTGCACGCCGATGCGTTGGCGAACGTGAAGTCCGGTCTTTTCTTTCCCACTGCGTTATGA
- the fabG gene encoding 3-oxoacyl-ACP reductase FabG, with amino-acid sequence MSTGSKRYALVTGGSRGIGRAVCVALAKDGWSILVNYVRGADAAAETMALVKANGVECETVQFDVRDKEAVDSALTAWYAAHPGDRIEVLVNNSGITRDNLFVFLKQEEWRDVLDTSLNGFFNVTSFIIQKMVRNRSGRIVNVVSVSGLKGVPGQTNYSAAKAAMIGATRSLAVEVAKRKITVNAVAPGFIKTEMTAALPEDELKKLIPMERFGHAEEVADVVAFLASPKASYITGEIININGGIHS; translated from the coding sequence ATGAGCACCGGATCGAAGCGTTATGCCTTGGTCACTGGCGGTTCACGGGGCATTGGTCGCGCGGTGTGCGTCGCCTTGGCCAAGGACGGCTGGAGCATCCTGGTGAACTACGTGCGCGGCGCTGATGCAGCGGCCGAAACGATGGCCTTGGTGAAAGCCAATGGAGTTGAGTGCGAGACCGTTCAATTCGACGTGCGTGACAAAGAGGCTGTTGATTCTGCGCTGACGGCTTGGTACGCCGCCCATCCTGGTGATCGCATCGAAGTGCTCGTGAACAATAGCGGCATCACGCGCGACAATCTCTTCGTGTTCCTGAAGCAGGAAGAATGGCGCGACGTGCTGGACACCAGCCTCAACGGTTTCTTCAACGTCACGAGCTTCATCATCCAGAAGATGGTGCGCAACCGCAGCGGCCGCATCGTGAACGTGGTGAGCGTGAGCGGCCTGAAGGGCGTGCCCGGACAGACGAATTACAGCGCGGCGAAAGCGGCCATGATCGGTGCCACGCGGTCGCTGGCCGTTGAAGTGGCCAAGCGGAAGATCACCGTGAACGCCGTTGCACCGGGCTTCATCAAGACCGAGATGACGGCAGCACTTCCGGAGGACGAGCTGAAGAAGCTGATCCCGATGGAGCGCTTCGGCCATGCGGAGGAGGTGGCCGACGTGGTGGCTTTCCTTGCGTCGCCCAAGGCCAGCTACATCACGGGCGAGATCATCAACATCAACGGCGGCATCCACTCATGA
- a CDS encoding acyl carrier protein, protein MDREELKKNLKQQIVKQLNLEEVDPVSIQDDAPLFGDGLGLDSIDALELIVLLDRHYGIKITDPKDGRTIFTSVNTMADHILAQKAIAG, encoded by the coding sequence ATGGACAGAGAAGAACTGAAGAAGAACCTGAAGCAGCAGATCGTCAAACAACTGAACCTGGAAGAGGTGGATCCCGTCAGCATCCAGGATGATGCACCGCTGTTCGGTGATGGTCTCGGTCTCGACTCCATCGACGCGCTGGAACTCATCGTGCTCCTCGACCGCCACTACGGCATCAAGATCACCGACCCCAAGGACGGCCGCACCATCTTCACTTCGGTGAACACCATGGCCGACCACATCCTCGCGCAGAAGGC
- a CDS encoding gliding motility-associated C-terminal domain-containing protein gives MMKRTLTTLFAAGLLGATQVKASHIVGGEILWECLGNNQYQITMNLFRDCFGITPGTQETITFDSPCGQQTLTVTNQSITEVSQLCPEEITNSTCNGGTLPGIEQWTYTGIITLPPCDSWTMGWSSCCRNAAVLNIVDPDLADTYLEGTLNSADFPCDNSPVFNNQPIPYVCQNQPVLYSYGVSDQDGDSLYYEFIAAMETGGVPVLYQGGFSFDNPIPGITIDPNSGLISFTPTQTGNFIVTVQVTEYDDQGNVIGTVMRDIQFVVIPCTNQAPNPFDGVISNFTGSATQVGPMAIEMCETDQFCFDFEINDPDLIDTLSLVSNVSIVLQGATFTWSGANPATGTICWTAPPGSGGFHSFIINAADDACPVNAFQTYVYTVQVLTRTSAGPDQIICGNQTAQLQAEGGAVFNWSVLPGGDPIVLGVNFSCNPCDNPIADPSVTTTYIVQSDLQGSCITSDTVTVFVVPDFSFQATVSDTLICLGEQVFFNTTVNPNVPGYVYEWTPGTGLTGTSIPNPSGIYGNPGTYSYLLEVTSPDGCVKLDTNLTVVVTPGYVPQFTVTQADSLICEGESTAFNVSLDCSFPSFCGLYDGPCCGPLSIGDMQSDSLFGTTTTYPAPFGHFYEGARHQILYRASELQAMGFSGGKINELGFNVQQVNGTTQYFEWSVKMGCTTQDVLTTTNWITGLTDVFYDDTLNITTGWNMFVFPSAFNWDGVSNVVVEVCFNNDPHLPTWTNNSPTFYSQVGFDAVHWINQDANPLICTTDGAFSNVSENRPNTRFVYCGGVDAGSITYTWNPSTGLSDPNSANPTVTPVSSPAVYTVTVGELGSGCTAEAQVTVGWYPPAQISFIPNPDEGVQPLTVNFENTSANGSNGYNWVFGNGGTSTDVNPTTLYETPGVYYVTLTGYSEFGCYGQYIDSILVLDKPIVEIPNVFSPDGDGQNDAFAFIDFRGFANFTMKIFNRWGMEIHTTSTAQSNYVVWRPESGVSDGTYYYEFVGNGKNGDQIVRTGHLTLLRGK, from the coding sequence ATGATGAAGCGTACCCTGACGACCCTGTTCGCCGCCGGGCTGCTCGGCGCAACCCAAGTGAAAGCATCCCACATCGTGGGCGGCGAGATCCTTTGGGAGTGTTTGGGCAACAACCAGTACCAGATCACGATGAACCTGTTCCGTGATTGTTTTGGTATTACCCCTGGTACCCAGGAGACCATCACGTTTGATTCACCCTGTGGGCAGCAAACCCTTACGGTCACCAACCAGAGCATAACCGAGGTTTCGCAGTTGTGCCCGGAAGAGATCACCAACAGTACTTGTAATGGTGGTACGCTTCCCGGCATCGAACAGTGGACCTACACGGGGATCATCACACTGCCCCCTTGCGACAGTTGGACCATGGGCTGGAGCAGTTGCTGCCGCAACGCAGCCGTGCTGAACATCGTGGACCCCGACCTTGCCGACACCTATTTGGAAGGCACGTTGAACAGCGCCGATTTCCCGTGTGATAACTCACCCGTTTTCAACAACCAGCCCATTCCTTATGTCTGCCAGAACCAACCGGTGTTGTACAGCTACGGTGTGAGCGACCAGGATGGGGACTCGCTGTACTATGAGTTCATTGCTGCCATGGAGACCGGCGGCGTTCCGGTTCTCTATCAGGGCGGTTTCAGCTTCGACAACCCGATCCCTGGCATCACCATCGACCCGAACAGCGGGCTCATCTCTTTCACGCCCACCCAAACCGGCAACTTCATCGTTACGGTGCAGGTTACCGAGTATGACGACCAAGGGAACGTGATCGGTACCGTGATGAGGGATATCCAGTTCGTGGTGATCCCATGCACTAACCAGGCACCGAACCCGTTCGATGGCGTCATCAGCAACTTCACGGGTTCTGCAACTCAAGTTGGCCCCATGGCGATCGAGATGTGCGAAACCGACCAGTTCTGTTTCGACTTCGAGATCAACGATCCCGACCTGATCGATACCCTTTCCTTGGTTTCCAACGTGTCGATCGTCCTGCAGGGCGCAACGTTCACCTGGTCAGGTGCGAACCCCGCAACCGGCACGATCTGTTGGACAGCCCCTCCGGGTAGCGGAGGCTTCCACTCATTCATCATCAACGCGGCCGACGATGCCTGCCCGGTGAACGCCTTCCAGACCTATGTGTACACGGTGCAGGTCTTGACCCGCACCAGCGCAGGCCCCGATCAGATCATCTGCGGCAACCAAACTGCGCAGTTGCAAGCCGAGGGTGGAGCCGTGTTCAATTGGAGCGTGCTTCCCGGAGGTGACCCCATTGTGCTTGGCGTGAACTTCAGCTGCAACCCGTGCGACAATCCGATCGCCGATCCTTCCGTAACGACCACGTACATCGTTCAGAGCGACCTGCAAGGCTCTTGCATCACCAGCGACACGGTGACGGTCTTCGTGGTGCCTGATTTCAGTTTCCAAGCTACGGTTAGCGACACGCTCATCTGTTTGGGCGAACAGGTGTTCTTCAACACCACCGTGAATCCCAACGTGCCCGGGTACGTATATGAGTGGACGCCTGGAACCGGCTTGACCGGCACCTCGATCCCGAACCCCAGCGGCATTTATGGCAACCCTGGCACCTACTCGTACCTCTTGGAGGTAACCAGCCCGGATGGTTGCGTGAAATTGGACACCAACCTTACCGTTGTGGTAACCCCCGGTTATGTGCCGCAATTCACCGTTACCCAGGCCGACTCACTCATCTGTGAGGGCGAGAGCACCGCATTCAACGTGTCGTTGGATTGCTCCTTCCCGAGCTTCTGCGGTCTCTACGATGGTCCTTGCTGTGGTCCGCTCAGCATCGGTGATATGCAATCCGATTCGCTCTTCGGTACCACCACCACCTACCCTGCGCCGTTCGGCCACTTCTATGAAGGTGCGCGACACCAGATACTCTACCGTGCGAGCGAATTACAGGCCATGGGCTTCAGTGGGGGCAAGATCAATGAACTGGGGTTCAACGTGCAGCAGGTCAATGGAACCACCCAGTATTTCGAGTGGAGCGTGAAGATGGGCTGCACCACCCAGGACGTCCTCACCACCACCAATTGGATCACGGGTCTTACGGATGTGTTTTATGACGATACGCTCAACATCACCACCGGTTGGAACATGTTCGTGTTCCCGAGCGCCTTCAATTGGGACGGTGTGAGCAACGTGGTGGTCGAAGTCTGCTTCAACAACGACCCGCACCTGCCCACATGGACGAACAACTCACCGACGTTCTACAGCCAGGTCGGTTTCGATGCCGTGCACTGGATCAACCAGGATGCCAACCCCTTGATCTGCACCACGGACGGCGCATTCTCCAATGTGAGCGAGAATCGCCCCAACACCCGCTTCGTTTACTGCGGTGGTGTGGATGCCGGCAGCATTACTTACACGTGGAACCCGTCGACGGGTCTGAGCGATCCGAACTCTGCTAACCCGACCGTTACCCCGGTTTCATCACCTGCGGTCTACACCGTAACGGTTGGCGAACTTGGCAGTGGCTGCACGGCCGAGGCGCAGGTGACGGTCGGCTGGTATCCTCCAGCGCAGATCAGCTTCATTCCCAACCCGGATGAAGGTGTACAACCGCTGACCGTGAACTTCGAGAACACCTCGGCCAACGGTAGCAACGGGTACAACTGGGTTTTCGGCAACGGCGGTACCTCCACCGACGTCAACCCCACTACGCTGTACGAGACCCCCGGTGTTTACTACGTTACGCTCACCGGCTACAGTGAGTTCGGTTGCTACGGTCAATACATCGATAGCATCCTCGTGCTTGACAAGCCCATTGTGGAGATACCGAACGTGTTCAGCCCTGACGGTGATGGCCAGAACGATGCGTTCGCTTTCATCGACTTCCGCGGCTTCGCCAACTTCACCATGAAGATCTTCAACCGCTGGGGCATGGAGATCCATACCACCAGTACTGCCCAGAGCAACTACGTTGTTTGGCGTCCAGAGAGCGGGGTCAGCGATGGTACCTACTATTATGAGTTCGTGGGCAACGGCAAGAACGGTGATCAGATTGTTAGGACCGGTCACCTGACCCTGTTGCGAGGCAAGTAG
- a CDS encoding acyl-CoA thioesterase yields the protein MQPDLFCESSYPITFGDLDPMGIVWHGNYFAFFEAGREAWGHKHDLDAMFMYENGVFTPIVKSTIEHKAMLSYGDTALIRTEYVYTPAAKIVLRYTISSKLKNAVAATGETVQVFLDKGKQLLLDPPEVYKAWRKRQGFA from the coding sequence ATGCAGCCTGATCTGTTCTGCGAAAGCAGCTATCCCATCACGTTCGGCGACCTCGATCCGATGGGCATCGTTTGGCACGGCAACTACTTCGCGTTCTTCGAAGCGGGCCGCGAAGCGTGGGGCCACAAGCATGACCTCGATGCAATGTTCATGTACGAGAACGGTGTCTTCACGCCGATCGTCAAGAGCACCATCGAGCACAAGGCCATGCTCAGCTATGGAGACACGGCATTGATCCGCACCGAATACGTGTACACGCCTGCTGCCAAGATCGTCCTTCGCTACACCATCAGCAGCAAGCTGAAGAACGCCGTTGCCGCCACGGGCGAAACCGTGCAGGTGTTCCTGGACAAGGGCAAACAACTGCTGCTGGACCCGCCCGAGGTGTACAAGGCGTGGCGCAAGCGGCAGGGCTTCGCGTGA
- a CDS encoding 3-hydroxyacyl-ACP dehydratase translates to MTPLLARDAVQRYLPQHPPMVMVHELVSATPDELLSRFDVLPTDVFAEDGVLLEGGVIENVAQTAALGMGFSAARSGAPPPVGFIGAVSKLSLQRLPRIGETLHTTVRVTHRLDQVQVLLGTVRVGDEQLAEMEMKVFLVPDAA, encoded by the coding sequence ATGACCCCACTGCTGGCGCGCGACGCCGTGCAACGCTACCTGCCGCAGCACCCGCCCATGGTGATGGTGCACGAACTGGTGAGCGCAACCCCTGACGAATTGCTCAGCCGCTTCGACGTGCTGCCCACCGACGTGTTCGCTGAGGATGGCGTGCTGTTGGAAGGCGGCGTGATCGAGAACGTGGCCCAAACGGCCGCGCTTGGCATGGGCTTCAGTGCAGCCCGGAGCGGCGCCCCACCGCCTGTCGGTTTCATCGGTGCGGTGAGCAAGCTCAGCTTGCAGCGCCTGCCGCGCATCGGGGAAACACTGCACACCACCGTGCGCGTAACGCACCGCCTCGACCAGGTACAAGTGCTGCTCGGCACCGTGCGCGTGGGCGACGAGCAACTGGCCGAAATGGAAATGAAGGTGTTCCTTGTGCCCGATGCAGCCTGA